One Luteibacter sp. 9135 DNA segment encodes these proteins:
- the rpsB gene encoding 30S ribosomal protein S2 → MAQVTMREMLEAGVHFGHQTRYWNPKMAPYIFGARGKIHIINLEKTLPLFTDAMNFLSGLAQKGGTILFVGTKRSARESLAEEAARAGQPFVTARWLGGMLTNFRTVKQSVARLKELEAAETDGSFEKLVKHEVLARRRERDKLQNSLGGIKDMNRLPDALFIVDIGHEDIAVQEARKLGIPVVAVVDTNYDPALVDYAIPGNDDAIRAIQLYARAAADSILEGKAASPNAARGDANEFVEMDEEGNPVAKDSAPRGDRRGAPDKKGAPRREGGRDGGRDGGRGRA, encoded by the coding sequence ATGGCACAAGTCACCATGCGCGAAATGCTGGAAGCCGGCGTTCACTTCGGCCACCAGACCCGTTACTGGAACCCCAAGATGGCGCCGTACATCTTCGGTGCCCGCGGCAAGATCCACATCATCAACCTCGAGAAGACGCTTCCGCTCTTCACCGACGCGATGAACTTCCTCTCGGGCCTGGCCCAGAAGGGCGGCACCATCCTCTTCGTCGGCACCAAGCGCTCCGCTCGTGAGTCGCTGGCCGAAGAAGCCGCGCGCGCCGGCCAGCCGTTCGTCACCGCCCGCTGGCTCGGTGGCATGCTGACCAACTTCCGCACGGTCAAGCAATCGGTCGCCCGCCTGAAGGAACTGGAAGCCGCCGAAACCGACGGTTCGTTCGAGAAGCTGGTCAAGCACGAAGTGCTGGCCCGTCGCCGCGAGCGCGACAAGCTGCAGAACTCGCTGGGCGGCATCAAGGACATGAACCGCCTGCCGGACGCCCTGTTCATCGTCGACATCGGTCACGAAGACATCGCCGTCCAGGAAGCCCGCAAGCTCGGCATCCCGGTGGTCGCCGTCGTCGATACCAACTACGACCCGGCCCTCGTCGACTACGCCATCCCGGGTAACGACGACGCCATCCGCGCCATCCAGCTCTACGCCCGCGCCGCCGCCGACTCCATCCTGGAAGGCAAGGCCGCCTCGCCGAACGCCGCTCGTGGCGATGCCAACGAGTTCGTGGAAATGGACGAGGAAGGCAACCCGGTCGCGAAGGACAGCGCCCCGCGTGGCGACCGTCGTGGCGCACCGGACAAGAAGGGTGCCCCGCGTCGCGAAGGTGGCCGTGACGGCGGCCGTGACGGTGGTCGTGGTCGCGCGTAA
- the tsf gene encoding translation elongation factor Ts: MAEISAKLVNELRQRSGVGMMECKKALVENNGDIEVAMEWLRKNGMAKADKKADRVAAEGLIAVAQKPGVATLVEVNSETDFSSRNEQFIQFTKDVANVALESGIDDIAALKAAKLGDTTVEEGAKALTLTIGEKFDVRRMAKVETQDIIGAYSHSGRIGVLVALKGGSEELAKGIAMHVAAMNPKFVKVEDVPADFLAKEKEIELSKMTDKDKAKPADILDKIVSGKVNKILAEVTLVGQPYVLDGDVTVAEALKKAGAEIISVQRLAVGEGIEKVVDDFAAEVMKQAGLA, encoded by the coding sequence ATGGCTGAGATTTCCGCCAAGCTCGTCAATGAACTGCGTCAGCGTTCCGGCGTCGGCATGATGGAGTGCAAGAAGGCGCTCGTCGAAAACAATGGCGACATCGAAGTGGCGATGGAATGGCTGCGCAAGAACGGCATGGCCAAGGCTGACAAGAAGGCCGACCGCGTTGCCGCCGAGGGCCTGATCGCCGTCGCGCAGAAGCCCGGCGTCGCCACCCTGGTCGAAGTCAACAGCGAAACCGACTTCTCCTCGCGCAACGAGCAGTTCATCCAGTTCACCAAGGACGTCGCCAACGTCGCCCTCGAGTCCGGCATCGACGACATCGCCGCGCTCAAGGCCGCCAAGCTCGGCGACACCACGGTCGAGGAAGGCGCCAAGGCGCTCACCCTGACCATCGGCGAGAAGTTCGACGTGCGCCGCATGGCCAAGGTCGAGACCCAGGACATCATCGGCGCGTATTCGCACAGCGGCCGCATCGGTGTGCTGGTGGCGCTCAAGGGCGGCTCGGAAGAGCTGGCCAAGGGCATCGCCATGCACGTCGCCGCGATGAACCCCAAGTTCGTCAAGGTCGAAGACGTCCCGGCCGATTTCCTTGCGAAGGAAAAGGAAATCGAGCTCTCCAAGATGACCGACAAGGACAAGGCCAAGCCGGCCGACATCCTCGACAAGATCGTCTCGGGCAAGGTCAACAAGATCCTCGCCGAAGTGACCCTCGTCGGCCAGCCGTACGTGCTGGACGGTGACGTCACGGTCGCCGAAGCCCTCAAGAAGGCCGGTGCCGAGATCATCTCGGTGCAGCGCCTGGCTGTCGGCGAAGGCATCGAGAAGGTCGTCGACGACTTCGCCGCCGAAGTCATGAAGCAGGCGGGTCTGGCGTAA
- a CDS encoding IS110 family transposase yields the protein MNGIGAGVDVSKAYLDVAVFQQNEVRRFDNGAAGWRALVTWLKPYGPGQVVLEATGGYEQRALGALHEAGLPMRRINPRQVRSFARATGQLAKTDRIDARILAHVASVIDLVPFQPLDADAAKLRQYKARRDHLVQNIATEKQRRRQLDDPILRADLDAHIAYMEQALHRIEQVIADLIKDTPQARIARTIKGVGPAMVATMICDLPELGHLSRKAIAKLVGVAPLNRDSGFFVGQRSTWGGRAGPRSALYMSALTAAHHDPQLKAFYAALIGRGKPKKLALVAVMRKLIVILNARMREAIAAAPTP from the coding sequence ATGAACGGCATCGGCGCGGGCGTGGACGTGAGCAAGGCCTACCTGGACGTGGCCGTGTTCCAGCAGAACGAAGTCAGGCGATTCGATAACGGTGCCGCCGGCTGGCGGGCCCTGGTGACCTGGCTGAAGCCGTACGGGCCTGGCCAGGTCGTTCTGGAGGCCACCGGGGGCTACGAACAGCGCGCGTTGGGTGCCCTGCACGAAGCCGGCTTGCCCATGCGTCGGATCAATCCGCGGCAAGTCCGCTCGTTCGCCCGGGCGACGGGGCAGCTGGCCAAAACAGACCGGATCGATGCCAGAATCCTCGCCCACGTGGCCAGTGTGATCGATCTGGTGCCGTTCCAGCCGCTCGATGCAGACGCCGCCAAACTGCGGCAATACAAGGCGCGGCGCGATCACCTGGTGCAGAACATTGCCACGGAAAAGCAGCGTCGGCGGCAGTTGGACGACCCCATCCTTCGCGCCGATCTCGACGCGCACATCGCTTACATGGAGCAGGCCCTGCACCGTATCGAGCAGGTGATCGCCGACCTCATCAAGGACACCCCGCAGGCCCGGATCGCCCGCACCATCAAGGGCGTGGGCCCGGCGATGGTCGCGACGATGATCTGCGACCTGCCCGAGCTGGGCCACCTCAGCCGCAAGGCGATCGCCAAGCTCGTGGGCGTGGCCCCACTCAACCGCGACAGCGGCTTCTTCGTCGGCCAACGAAGCACCTGGGGAGGTCGCGCGGGTCCACGATCGGCGCTATACATGTCGGCGTTGACGGCCGCCCACCACGACCCTCAGCTGAAGGCCTTTTATGCAGCGCTCATCGGCCGCGGGAAACCCAAGAAACTGGCACTGGTCGCCGTCATGCGGAAGCTGATCGTCATCCTCAACGCGCGGATGCGAGAGGCGATAGCCGCGGCGCCTACCCCATGA
- the pyrH gene encoding UMP kinase, with protein sequence MSTPLNHRRILLKLSGEALMGAEDYGIDPKVIERLAKEILEVRDAGVEVGVVIGGGNIFRGAGLAAAGMDRVTGDHMGMLATVMNALAMQDAIEKLGGEARTMSAIKINEVCEDFIRRRAIRHLEKGRVALFAAGIGNPFFTTDSAAALRAVEVGADLLLKATKVDGIYSADPKRDPTAQRYDHLTYNQVIERRLEVMDTAAIALCRENKLPLRIYDMTQPGNLMRIMKGEPVGTLVNAG encoded by the coding sequence ATGAGCACCCCGCTGAACCACCGCCGCATCCTGCTCAAGCTCTCCGGTGAAGCCCTCATGGGAGCCGAGGATTACGGCATCGATCCGAAGGTGATCGAGCGCCTGGCCAAGGAAATCCTCGAAGTACGCGATGCCGGTGTAGAGGTGGGCGTCGTGATCGGCGGCGGCAACATCTTCCGCGGCGCCGGCCTGGCTGCCGCAGGTATGGACCGTGTCACCGGCGACCACATGGGCATGCTCGCTACCGTGATGAACGCGCTGGCCATGCAGGATGCCATCGAAAAACTGGGCGGCGAAGCCCGCACCATGAGCGCCATCAAGATCAACGAGGTATGCGAGGACTTCATCCGCCGGCGCGCCATCCGCCACCTGGAAAAGGGCCGCGTAGCCCTGTTCGCCGCCGGCATCGGCAATCCGTTTTTCACCACCGACTCCGCCGCCGCACTGCGCGCCGTGGAAGTGGGCGCCGACCTGCTGCTCAAGGCGACCAAGGTGGACGGCATCTACTCGGCCGATCCCAAGCGCGATCCCACCGCCCAGCGCTACGACCATCTCACCTACAACCAGGTGATCGAACGGCGCCTCGAAGTCATGGACACCGCCGCCATAGCCCTTTGCCGCGAGAACAAGCTGCCCCTGCGCATCTACGACATGACCCAGCCCGGCAACCTCATGCGCATCATGAAGGGCGAGCCGGTGGGTACCCTCGTCAACGCCGGCTGA
- the frr gene encoding ribosome recycling factor has translation MINDIKKDAETRMGKSIDSLKHDLKTIRTGRANASILDNIVVPYYGSPTPLSQVANISTPDARSLSVKPFDKAMVGPIEKAIMASDLGITPTTMGMDIRLNFPPPTEERRKELAKSVAKEGEAAKIAIRNVRRDAVQHIGKLLKDKEITEDDQKRADDDVQKLTDKFVKEVDDVVKEKEKELMAL, from the coding sequence ATGATCAACGACATCAAGAAAGATGCTGAGACCCGCATGGGCAAGAGCATCGACTCCCTCAAGCACGACCTGAAGACGATCCGCACCGGCCGCGCCAATGCGTCGATCCTCGACAACATCGTAGTGCCGTATTACGGCTCGCCCACGCCGCTGTCGCAGGTTGCCAACATCAGCACGCCCGATGCCCGCTCGTTGTCGGTCAAACCGTTCGACAAGGCGATGGTCGGCCCGATCGAGAAGGCCATCATGGCTTCCGACCTCGGCATCACGCCCACCACCATGGGCATGGACATCCGCCTCAACTTCCCGCCGCCGACGGAAGAGCGCCGCAAGGAGCTCGCCAAGAGCGTGGCCAAGGAAGGCGAAGCCGCCAAGATCGCCATCCGCAACGTCCGCCGCGATGCCGTGCAGCACATCGGCAAGCTGCTCAAGGACAAGGAAATTACCGAAGACGACCAGAAGCGTGCCGACGACGACGTCCAGAAGCTCACGGACAAGTTCGTCAAGGAAGTGGACGACGTGGTCAAGGAAAAGGAAAAGGAGCTGATGGCGCTCTGA
- the uppS gene encoding polyprenyl diphosphate synthase: MVARPEGRVPRHLAIVMDGNGRWARQRLRPRTFGHHAGQKAVRQAVEFCLRRGIASLTLFAFSSENWQRPATEVSALMELFLKAIDREVDELHGNGVRVRFVGDLDGFEAELRQRMLGAMQRTDANTALTLNVAVNYGGRWDIANAARLAAEAAARGEFAIGDIDETRLAAYTCLADQPPLDLFIRTGGERRVSNFLLWQIAYAELYFTDTLWPDVDEACLDQALDDYARRERRYGRTGEQVATG; encoded by the coding sequence ATGGTAGCCAGGCCCGAAGGCCGGGTCCCCCGCCACCTCGCCATCGTCATGGATGGCAACGGACGCTGGGCCCGGCAGCGCCTGCGACCGCGCACGTTTGGCCACCATGCGGGGCAGAAGGCCGTTCGCCAGGCGGTGGAGTTCTGTCTGCGGCGCGGCATCGCGTCGCTCACGCTGTTCGCCTTCTCCAGCGAGAACTGGCAGCGCCCGGCCACCGAGGTCTCGGCGCTGATGGAGCTGTTCCTGAAGGCGATCGACCGCGAAGTGGACGAACTGCACGGCAACGGCGTGCGCGTGCGCTTCGTCGGCGACCTGGACGGCTTCGAGGCGGAACTGCGCCAGCGCATGCTCGGCGCCATGCAACGCACCGATGCCAACACCGCGCTGACGCTCAACGTGGCGGTCAATTACGGCGGGCGCTGGGACATCGCCAACGCGGCGCGCCTGGCCGCGGAAGCGGCTGCGCGCGGCGAATTCGCCATCGGCGACATCGACGAAACCCGTCTGGCCGCGTACACCTGCCTGGCCGACCAGCCGCCGCTGGACCTGTTCATCCGCACCGGCGGCGAGCGGCGCGTCAGCAACTTCCTGCTCTGGCAGATCGCCTATGCCGAGCTCTATTTCACCGACACCCTGTGGCCTGACGTCGACGAAGCCTGCCTGGATCAGGCCCTCGACGACTATGCCCGCCGCGAGCGCCGCTATGGCCGCACCGGCGAACAGGTGGCCACGGGCTGA
- a CDS encoding phosphatidate cytidylyltransferase, translating into MLKQRVTTALILLPLVLAMILLPPTVYFAAAIGVVFVGAAWEWSLLAGCRTPLGRGIVVAGAAAILLAVLLIATPGLLMALTLAGVIWWIGCCFWLRHFTFAAAPNSENRLLKIGTGVLVIVPTFAAAMALHASDHGNWWTLLALVVVWAADTGAYFTGRQFGRRKLAPRISPGKTWAGVYGALVGGSAFAVFGGWLLGVNDAPHLVGLGVLGLLTVAVAIVGDLFESLMKRHAEVKDSGQLFPGHGGLLDRLDSVFAALPIFVAGKLLLGL; encoded by the coding sequence ATGCTGAAACAACGCGTTACCACCGCATTGATCCTGCTCCCGCTGGTCCTTGCGATGATCCTCCTGCCGCCGACGGTGTATTTCGCCGCGGCCATCGGTGTGGTCTTCGTCGGCGCCGCGTGGGAGTGGAGCCTGCTGGCCGGTTGCCGCACGCCACTGGGCCGCGGCATCGTGGTGGCCGGCGCAGCCGCCATCCTGCTGGCGGTGCTGCTGATCGCCACGCCGGGCCTGCTGATGGCGCTCACCCTGGCCGGCGTGATCTGGTGGATCGGCTGCTGCTTCTGGCTGCGGCACTTCACCTTCGCCGCCGCACCCAATTCGGAAAACCGCCTGCTCAAGATCGGCACCGGCGTGCTGGTCATCGTGCCTACCTTCGCCGCGGCCATGGCGCTGCATGCCTCGGACCACGGCAACTGGTGGACACTGCTCGCGCTGGTGGTGGTCTGGGCCGCCGATACGGGCGCCTACTTCACCGGCCGCCAGTTCGGCCGGCGCAAGCTCGCCCCGCGGATCAGCCCGGGGAAGACCTGGGCCGGTGTCTACGGTGCCCTGGTCGGCGGCAGCGCGTTCGCCGTCTTCGGCGGCTGGCTGCTGGGCGTGAACGATGCGCCGCACCTGGTGGGCCTGGGCGTGCTGGGCCTGCTCACGGTGGCCGTGGCCATCGTCGGCGACCTCTTCGAAAGCCTGATGAAGCGACATGCCGAGGTCAAGGATTCGGGCCAGCTGTTCCCCGGGCACGGTGGCCTGCTGGATCGCCTGGACAGCGTGTTCGCCGCCCTGCCGATCTTCGTGGCAGGCAAACTGCTGCTGGGCCTTTGA
- a CDS encoding 1-deoxy-D-xylulose-5-phosphate reductoisomerase produces MAVRNVAVLGATGSIGGSTLDVIARHPDRFRATVLVANRGTEALAALCARFRPELAIVADPSMEADLARRLAAAGVRCDIASGAQAVSAAAAGPLCDTVVAAIVGAAGLDSALAAAHAGKRLLLANKEAIVMGGALLLEALRVGGGELIPVDSEHNAIFQCLPGGRPDLARVGVRRLVLTASGGPFRGRTRADLGTITPDQACAHPKWSMGRKISVDSATLMNKGLEVIEAHHLFAAPVDAIDVVVHPQSLIHSMVDYLDGSMLAQLGNPDMRTAIACALAYPERIEAGVAPLDLAAHARLDFEKPDTDTFRCLALAFDALRAGGDATAILNAANEVAVEAFLAGTLPFLGIAEVVERVLEELPAKPVVDVQTLVERDGEARRAARGVLHRAYC; encoded by the coding sequence ATGGCCGTCCGTAACGTCGCCGTACTCGGCGCCACGGGCTCCATCGGGGGCAGCACCCTCGACGTGATCGCCCGCCATCCGGATCGCTTCCGCGCCACCGTACTAGTGGCCAACCGCGGCACCGAAGCCTTGGCCGCCCTCTGCGCACGTTTCCGCCCGGAACTGGCAATCGTCGCCGACCCCTCGATGGAAGCGGACCTGGCCCGCCGCCTGGCCGCGGCCGGGGTGCGCTGCGATATCGCCTCCGGCGCGCAGGCGGTCAGCGCCGCCGCGGCCGGGCCGCTGTGCGACACCGTGGTCGCAGCCATCGTCGGTGCCGCGGGGCTGGATTCCGCGCTGGCCGCGGCGCATGCCGGCAAACGGCTGCTTTTGGCCAACAAGGAAGCGATCGTGATGGGCGGCGCCCTGCTGCTGGAGGCCCTGCGCGTGGGCGGCGGCGAGCTGATTCCCGTCGATTCCGAACACAACGCGATCTTCCAGTGCCTTCCCGGCGGTCGCCCCGACCTCGCCCGCGTGGGCGTGCGTCGGCTGGTCCTTACCGCCTCAGGCGGCCCCTTCCGCGGCCGCACACGGGCCGATCTGGGCACGATCACGCCCGACCAGGCCTGCGCGCACCCGAAATGGTCGATGGGTCGCAAGATCTCGGTCGATTCGGCCACGCTGATGAACAAGGGCCTGGAGGTGATCGAGGCGCATCACCTCTTCGCCGCCCCGGTGGATGCCATCGACGTGGTGGTGCACCCGCAGAGCCTGATCCACTCGATGGTCGACTACCTCGACGGCTCGATGCTGGCCCAGCTGGGCAACCCCGACATGCGCACCGCCATCGCCTGCGCGCTGGCCTACCCGGAGCGCATCGAGGCCGGCGTGGCGCCCCTCGACCTCGCCGCGCACGCCCGCCTCGACTTCGAGAAACCCGATACCGACACCTTCCGCTGCCTGGCCCTGGCCTTCGACGCCCTGCGCGCCGGGGGCGACGCCACCGCCATCCTCAATGCCGCCAACGAGGTCGCCGTGGAGGCTTTCCTCGCCGGCACGCTGCCCTTCCTGGGCATTGCGGAGGTCGTCGAGCGGGTTCTTGAGGAACTGCCGGCCAAACCCGTGGTCGATGTCCAGACGCTCGTTGAGCGTGATGGGGAAGCGCGACGGGCCGCCCGGGGCGTGCTCCACCGCGCTTACTGCTAA
- the rseP gene encoding RIP metalloprotease RseP: MSPFLGSVFWLLVTLGVLVTFHEFGHYWVARRCGVRVLRFSVGFGRPLWRRVAKDGTEYQIAAIPLGGYVKMLDAREGEVDPADRGQEFTGKSVWKRIAIVAAGPAFNLIFTVVAFWAMYMIGKPDVAPIVAADKGSIAEQAGIRPGDRLLAMNGEAVGTWSDATDRLVDSLLGNEPLPVHVQGTDGTQRNVVLPIQNLTDNGDLVKRITQLGLGLQSPPVVGEVVPGDPAFAAGIRTGDRIVSVNGKPVADFPAFTKLVPEQAAVSPKLAVGIQRDGQTRIVDVTARMKSEQGQPTRWLIGVGRQPLEEATLRYGPVRAFSESLRATWAGTTSTFNLIGKMLSGQASTKNLSGVIGIAQVANDSASRGLGWFLNFLALVSLSLAILNLLPIPVLDGGHLLYYLIELVKGSPVSERTMIAGQYVGIALLFTMMGLAFFNDIQRLLVS, translated from the coding sequence ATGAGTCCCTTCCTCGGTTCCGTGTTCTGGCTGCTGGTCACGCTTGGCGTGCTGGTGACCTTCCACGAATTTGGCCACTACTGGGTCGCGCGCCGCTGTGGCGTCCGCGTGCTCCGCTTCTCGGTGGGCTTCGGCCGGCCGCTGTGGCGTCGCGTGGCGAAGGACGGCACCGAATACCAGATCGCGGCCATTCCGCTGGGCGGCTACGTCAAGATGCTGGACGCCCGCGAGGGCGAGGTGGATCCCGCCGACCGCGGGCAGGAGTTCACCGGCAAGTCGGTGTGGAAGCGGATCGCCATCGTCGCCGCCGGTCCCGCCTTCAACCTCATTTTTACCGTCGTCGCCTTCTGGGCGATGTACATGATCGGCAAGCCCGATGTCGCGCCCATCGTGGCCGCCGACAAGGGCAGCATCGCCGAGCAGGCGGGCATCCGCCCGGGTGACCGCCTCCTGGCTATGAATGGCGAGGCCGTCGGCACCTGGAGCGACGCCACCGACCGCCTGGTCGACAGCCTGCTGGGCAACGAGCCCCTGCCCGTGCATGTGCAGGGCACCGATGGCACCCAGCGTAACGTGGTGCTGCCGATCCAGAACCTCACCGACAACGGCGACCTGGTCAAGCGGATCACGCAGCTGGGCCTGGGGCTGCAGTCGCCGCCCGTGGTCGGCGAAGTGGTGCCGGGCGATCCGGCGTTCGCCGCCGGCATCCGCACGGGCGACCGCATCGTCAGCGTCAACGGCAAGCCCGTGGCCGACTTCCCGGCGTTCACCAAGCTGGTACCGGAACAGGCCGCCGTGTCGCCGAAGCTGGCCGTGGGCATCCAGCGGGATGGCCAGACCCGCATCGTCGACGTCACCGCCCGCATGAAATCCGAGCAGGGCCAGCCCACCCGCTGGCTGATCGGTGTCGGCCGCCAGCCGCTGGAAGAAGCCACCCTGCGCTACGGCCCGGTTCGCGCCTTCAGCGAATCGCTGCGCGCCACCTGGGCAGGCACCACCTCCACCTTCAACCTGATCGGCAAGATGCTGTCGGGGCAGGCTTCCACCAAGAACCTGTCCGGCGTGATCGGCATCGCCCAGGTCGCCAACGATTCGGCCAGCCGCGGGCTGGGCTGGTTCCTGAATTTCCTCGCCCTGGTGTCGCTCAGCCTGGCGATCTTGAACCTCCTGCCCATCCCGGTCTTGGACGGTGGACACCTGCTGTATTACCTTATCGAGTTGGTCAAGGGCAGCCCGGTCAGCGAGCGCACCATGATCGCCGGCCAATATGTAGGCATCGCCCTTCTGTTCACCATGATGGGGCTGGCGTTCTTCAACGACATCCAGCGACTGCTTGTTTCGTAA
- the bamA gene encoding outer membrane protein assembly factor BamA, whose protein sequence is MKRIAALILLASLSANALAAFEPFVVSDIRIDGLTRIAQGTVLSYLPIEKGETLSDDKAQAAIRALYQTKFFSDVELDRQGDILVIKVVERPAIAKLTLRGNKDIKEDDLRKGLKEIGLAEGETFDRLSLDRVQQELIRQYYNRGKYNVSVDPHVTQLDRNRVAIDIEIREGKAAKIKEINVVGNKAFSDKAIREGFESNTSNWLSWYSKDDQYSREKLSGDLEKLSNYYMNRGYADFGIDSTQVAISPDKRAMYVDASVKEGEVYTVSDVKLLGELILPEETLRKLVFIHKGDTFNRGAIEASDDAIKGILANIGYAFAKVTPIPKLDKDKRTADLTLFIEPGKRVYVRRVVFQGNTRTEDEVLRREMRQLEGSWYSQGAIDRSKTRLQRLGYFKTVDIDKALVPGTVDQVDLTAKVEEQSAGSLMFGVGYSQYSGIILSASVSQNNFLGTGDRFSVGAETSTYYKRVNASYTNPYLTDSGIQLGYNLGYSKLDYGDTDLANYTYSTKSFETTLSFPITDFDSVSTSLGVSSNLINTSFYTPRELVGYQNALGNKTIHSWTSSLGYTHDTRNSYWAPTRGGQFTASVSGALPGSTVQYYKLFGEANHYWPIGKGFVLYLDGQVGYGKTYGTTYSNTVYQVNADGTVAKDASGNPIVSYQKGDKVDFPFWENYYAGGVRDVRGFQDNTLGPRLCDGGSVSSTPDAKGKCSGGYYSYGQPVGGAFKVLGTAQMFLPLPFLKDVNTARVSWFVDVGNVYKNYGAFDASELRASTGLSLQWQAPIGPLIINFAVPFRKKDADSRFVERIQFTFGNTF, encoded by the coding sequence ATGAAGCGTATCGCCGCCCTGATCCTGCTCGCCTCCCTGTCCGCCAATGCGCTTGCCGCTTTCGAGCCGTTCGTCGTTTCCGACATCCGCATCGATGGCCTTACGCGTATCGCGCAAGGCACGGTGCTGAGCTACCTGCCGATCGAAAAGGGCGAGACCCTGAGCGACGACAAGGCACAGGCCGCCATCCGCGCCCTGTACCAGACCAAATTCTTCAGCGACGTCGAACTCGACCGCCAGGGCGACATCCTGGTGATCAAGGTCGTCGAGCGTCCGGCCATCGCCAAGCTCACGCTGCGGGGCAACAAGGACATCAAGGAAGACGACCTGCGCAAGGGCCTGAAGGAAATCGGCCTGGCCGAAGGCGAGACCTTCGACCGCCTGTCGCTCGACCGCGTCCAGCAGGAGCTGATCCGCCAGTACTACAACCGCGGCAAGTACAACGTCTCGGTCGATCCCCACGTGACGCAGCTCGACCGCAATCGCGTGGCCATCGACATCGAGATCCGCGAAGGCAAGGCGGCGAAGATCAAGGAGATCAACGTCGTCGGCAACAAGGCCTTCAGCGACAAGGCCATCCGCGAAGGCTTCGAGTCCAACACCAGCAACTGGCTGTCGTGGTACTCCAAGGACGACCAGTACTCGCGTGAAAAGCTCTCGGGTGACCTCGAGAAGCTCAGCAACTACTACATGAACCGCGGCTACGCCGACTTCGGCATCGATTCCACGCAGGTGGCGATCAGCCCGGACAAGCGCGCCATGTACGTCGATGCCTCGGTGAAGGAAGGCGAGGTCTATACCGTCTCCGACGTCAAGCTGCTCGGCGAGCTGATCCTGCCGGAAGAAACCCTGCGCAAGCTGGTTTTCATCCACAAGGGCGACACCTTCAACCGCGGCGCGATCGAAGCCAGCGACGATGCGATCAAGGGCATCCTCGCCAACATCGGCTATGCCTTCGCCAAGGTCACCCCGATCCCCAAGCTCGACAAGGACAAGCGCACCGCCGACCTCACGCTCTTCATCGAGCCGGGCAAGCGCGTGTACGTCCGTCGCGTGGTCTTCCAGGGCAATACCCGTACAGAAGACGAGGTGCTGCGTCGTGAAATGCGCCAGCTGGAAGGCTCCTGGTATTCGCAGGGCGCCATCGACCGCTCCAAGACGCGCCTGCAGCGCCTGGGCTACTTCAAGACCGTCGATATCGACAAGGCTCTCGTGCCGGGCACCGTCGACCAGGTGGACCTGACCGCCAAGGTCGAGGAACAGTCGGCCGGCTCGCTGATGTTCGGCGTCGGCTACTCGCAGTACTCGGGCATCATCCTGTCGGCGTCCGTATCGCAGAACAACTTCCTGGGCACCGGCGACCGCTTCTCGGTCGGCGCGGAAACCAGCACGTACTACAAGCGCGTCAACGCCAGCTACACCAATCCGTACCTCACGGATTCCGGCATCCAGCTGGGCTACAACCTCGGTTACAGCAAGCTGGATTACGGCGATACCGACCTGGCGAACTACACGTACAGCACCAAGTCGTTCGAGACCACGCTGTCCTTCCCGATCACCGACTTCGACTCGGTGTCGACCAGCCTGGGCGTCAGTTCCAACCTGATCAACACGTCGTTCTACACCCCGCGTGAGCTGGTCGGGTACCAGAACGCCCTGGGCAACAAGACGATCCACTCGTGGACGTCCAGCCTCGGCTACACCCACGACACCCGCAACAGCTACTGGGCGCCCACCCGCGGCGGCCAGTTCACGGCGTCGGTCTCGGGCGCACTGCCGGGCTCTACCGTGCAGTACTACAAGCTGTTCGGCGAAGCCAACCACTACTGGCCCATCGGCAAGGGCTTCGTGCTCTACCTCGACGGCCAGGTGGGCTACGGCAAGACCTACGGCACCACGTACAGCAACACCGTCTACCAGGTGAACGCTGACGGTACGGTCGCGAAGGATGCCAGCGGCAACCCGATCGTGTCCTACCAGAAGGGTGACAAGGTCGACTTCCCGTTCTGGGAGAACTACTACGCCGGCGGTGTCCGCGACGTTCGCGGCTTCCAGGACAACACGCTGGGCCCCCGCCTGTGCGATGGCGGCAGCGTCTCCAGCACGCCGGATGCCAAGGGCAAGTGCTCGGGCGGTTACTACAGCTACGGCCAGCCCGTCGGTGGCGCGTTCAAGGTGCTGGGCACGGCGCAGATGTTCCTGCCACTGCCCTTCCTCAAGGACGTGAACACCGCCCGTGTGTCGTGGTTCGTCGACGTCGGCAACGTGTACAAGAACTACGGCGCGTTCGACGCCAGCGAACTGCGTGCCTCCACCGGCCTGTCGCTGCAGTGGCAGGCGCCGATCGGCCCGCTGATCATCAACTTCGCCGTGCCGTTCCGGAAGAAGGACGCCGACAGCCGCTTCGTCGAGCGCATCCAGTTCACCTTCGGCAACACGTTCTAA